The Streptomyces sp. NBC_00659 genomic interval GCTGGAGGAGAAGGCGGAGGACGAACTCCTGCGTGCCCGCGAGTCGTTGACGGCGGTCACCCAGCCGCTGGCGATCCGTGCGGAGCTGCGCGGCCGCCTCGACGCGTACAAGGCGAAGGTCGCCCGGCACGGCTTCGCCGAGGACCCGTTCCTGGTGGAGCGCTACGACGCGGCCCGGCGCATGCTGTGGAGCGCCCCCTGTGATCTGCGGGTGGCGGAGGAGGCGGTGCTGCGCTATCAGCGGGCGGCGGCCGAGCTGCTGAGCCCGCAGGTGCCCGAGCGGAGCGGGCCCGAGGACCGTGCGGACCGGAGGGGGCCCGACGCGTGAGCGTTGAAGGGGATGCGGGTGTGAGCGAGCAGCCGGTGAGTGAGCGGAACACGTGCGGTCGGCCCGGTTGCGAGGGGTCGTACGAGGACATGGGAGGCGGCGAGCTGTACTGCGACACGTGCGGCCTCGCCCCGGCCGTACCGGCGCCGGGACCTGGTGCGGGCGAACAGCCGGCGGGTGAGCCGCTCACGTGCGATCGGCCCGGTTGTGAAGGGTCCTACGAGGACATGGGAGGCGGCGAGCTGTACTGCGACACGTGCGGCCTCGCCCCGGCCGTACGGGCGCCGGGGTCCTCCCGGTCCGGGAGCGGCCCGCGAGCCGGTGCCGGAGCGGCGGGTCCGGCGTCGTCCGGCGCCCTCGGGGGCGGCCGCGGTTCGCGTGGCTCCGACAGCGCCGGCGTGCGCGGCGGCTCACCCTCCAGCTCGCGTACGTCGTCACGTACGTCGCGCTCCTCGCAGTCGCGGCGCTCGGTCTCCGGCCGCCTGTCGCGGTCGCTGTCGGGCCGCTCGACGGGCCGTTCGGTGTCGGTGCGCAGCTCCGGCTCGGCGGCGTCCTCCTCCGGGCGGGGCCGCCTCGGCGCCGGGCTCGTCGAGGTCCCCGGGGTGCCGCGGCCCGACCCGCGCGGGATGGTCCTGGAGAACCCGGAGGTGCCCGAGCGCAAACGGTTCTGTTCGCGCTCCGACTGCGGTGCGCCGGTGGGGCGTTCGCGCGGCGAGGTGCCCGGCCGCACCGAGGGGTTCTGCACGAAGTGCGGCCACCCGTACTCGTTCGTGCCGAAGCTGCGCACCGGTGACATCGTGCACGGCCAGTACGAGGTGATGGGCTGTCTGGCGCACGGCGGGCTCGGCTGGGTGTACCTCGCCGTCGACCGCGCGGTGTCCGACCGGTGGGTGGTCCTGAAGGGTCTGCTCGACACGGGCGACCAGGACGCGATGGCGGCCGCGATCTCCGAGCGGCGCTTCCTCGCGGAGATCGAGCACGCCAACATCGTGCGGATCTACAACTTCGTCGAGCACCTCGACCAGCGCACGGGTTCGCTGGACGGGTACATCGTCATGGAGTACGTGGGCGGCAAGTCGCTCAAGGAGCTCGCCAACGGGCGCCGCACGGCGGACGGCAAGCGCGATCCGCTCCCGGTGGAGCAGGCCTGCGCGTACGGCATCGAGGCCCTGGAGGCCCTCGGCCATCTGCACAGCCGCAACCTGCTGTACTGCGACTTCAAGGTCGACAACGCGATCCAGACCGAGGACCAGCTCAAGCTGATCGACATGGGCGCGGTGCGCAGGATGGACGACGACGAGTCGGCCATCTACGGCACCGTGGGCTACCAGGCCCCCGAGGTCGCCGAGGTGGGCCCCTCGGTCGCCTCCGACCTCTACACGGTCGCCCGGACGCTCGCCGTCCTCGCCTTCGACTTCCAGGGCTACACGAACGTCTTCGTGGACTCCCTGCCCGACCCGGACAACATCGAGGTCTTCCGTCAGTACGAGTCGTTCTACCGGCTTCTCGTCCGGGCCACCGACCCCGACCCGGCCCGCCGTTTCGCCTCGGCGCAGGAGATGTCCGAGCAGCTGACGGGCGTGCTGCGCGAGGTGGTCTCGCTCCAGACGGGGCGTGCGCGTCCGGCGCTGTCGACCCTGTTCGGGCCGGAGACCAGGGTCACCGACACCGAGCTGTTCGGGAAGGCAGCCGAGGACGTGTCGCGGCTGGGGGCCCGCGTGGTCCCCGTACGGGCGAGGAAGGGCGCGGCCGCGCTGCCCGCGGGGACGAACGGGACCGGGCCGCTGCCGCCCGGTCCGCCGTCCTCCGCCACCCTGGTCAGGCCCGTCGCGGCGGCGGCCACCGCGCTCGCCCTGCCCGTGCCGCGGGTGGACCCGGGCGACCCGAACGCCGGTTTCCTCGCGGGGCTCATCGCGTCCGCGCCCGCGGAGCTGATCGCCGCGCTGCGGGCGGCACCGGCCGCCTCCACGGAGCTGCGGCTGCGGGAGCTGCGGGCCCGCCTGGAGATGGGCGAAACGAACGAGGCCGGCTCGGCCGTCGACGCGCTGGAGGCCGATCACCCGGACGACTGGCGGGTGGTCTGGTACCGCGGCGTCACGGCACTGGCGAGCGGCGAGAACGAGATCGCGGCGCTGTCCTTCGACGCGGTCTACGACGCCTTCCCCGGTGAGCCCGCGCCCAAGCTGGCCCTCGGCGTGTGCGCGGAGGTGCTCGGCCAGCTCGACAACGCCGCCGAGTACTACCGGCTGGTGTGGACGACCGACCCCAGCTATGTGAGCGCGGCGTTCGGGCTGGCCAGGGTGCAGCTCGCGGCGGGGGACCGCCGTGGTGCCGTACGTACCCTGGAATCCGTGCCGGAGTCGTCGATCCACTACACGGCGGCCCGGGTCGCCGCCGTGCGGGCGCGGCTGCGGCAGCGGCCGGTCACGGAGACGGCGGCGCCGCTCCTGGACGATCTGACGGCGGCGGCCGGGCAGGTGGAGGCGCTCGACGGCTTCGGTCTGGACGCGGTGCGGCGCGAGCAGTTGTCGACGGAGGTCCTCGGCTGCGCGCTGGACTGGGTACTCTCCGGTAGCCAGGGTTCCGCTCCGGCTTCCGGACGCGGAACCGCGCTGCTCGGCAGCGAGTTGGACGAACGTGGCCTCCGTTTCGGCCTCGAACGTTCGTACCGGACGCTGGCCCGGCTCGCGCGGGGCGGCGAGGAAAGGATCGACCTGGTGGAACGCGCAAACCGTTACCGCCCCCGGACGTGGGTGTGATTGATGTCCCAGATGCCCCAGCCGACGGCCCTTTCGCGGTGCCCCAGTTGCGAGGAGCCGCTGGACGCGGCTGACCGTTTCTGCGGTGCCTGCGGCTACGACCTGTCGACGGTGTCCGCACCGCCGCGGGATCACCCCACGATCGCCATGAACGGCACATCGGCCGGCCCACCGCCGGCCGCCCCGTCCATGGACTGGCCCCTGGCACACGAGGCCGGCGGCACGGACACGCCCGCGCCGGTCCACCGCGCCGCCGACATCCCGGGCACCGATTCGGGTGGTTCCGAACTGCCGCATCCGGAGCACCCCGAGCACCCCGAAAACTCCGAGCACTCCGAGCACCCCGAGGGGGATCCGGCGGCCGTCCGGCCGGCCGGAGCCAAGCGGCCCGCCGGGCAGCCCTCGGGCGTACGGTTCGACCGGCCGTCGGAGCCCGACGAGTACCCGCTCGCCCCTCCGGCCGACGGCCCGGAACGCGAGGTGCCCGCCGATCCCCGGACCGGCGACCTCCCGGTTCCCCCCGCGGGCGCCAAGCTGTGTGTGGCCTGCCGTTCGGGCCAGGTGGACACCGACGGCTACTGCGAGCACTGCGGGCACGCGCAGCCACGGGAACGGGACCACATGGAACAGGAGTTGGGCGCGGTCGCCGCGGTCAGCGACCGGGGTCTGCGCCACCACCGCAACGAGGACGCGTTCGCGATCTCCTCGACCGCGCTGCCCGACGGCTCCCCCGTGGTCGTCGCGATCGTCTGCGACGGGGTCTCCTCCGCGACCCGCCCCGACGAGGCCTCGCTCGCCGCCTCCCACGCGGCGAACGAGTCGCTCCTCGCGGCCCTTCCGCTGGGAACGCATCCGCAGCAGGCCATGCACGAGGCGATCGTCGCCGCCTCGGAGGCGGTCAACGCGCTGGCCAGCCCGTCCACCGCACAGGGCGAGCACGCACCGCACGTGAACGCGCCCGCCTGCACCATCGTCGGCGCCCTCGTGACGTCCTCCCTGCTGATCGTCGGCTGGGTCGGCGACAGCCGGGTCTACTGGATTCCCGTCGACCGCTCCTCACTGCCGGCCCGGCTCACCGAGGACGACTCGTGGGCCGCGCAGATGGTCGCCGCGGGCCTGATGAACGAGGCGGAGGCGTACGCCGACGAGCGCGCCCACGCGATCACCGGCTGGCTCGGCGCCGACGCCTACGAACTGGAGCCGCACACCGTCTCGTTCAAGCCGGACCGGCCGGGTGTGGTCGTGGTGTGCACCGACGGACTGTGGAACTACGCGGAGTCGGCGGAGGAGATGGCCGAGGCCGTTCCCCTCGACGCCGCCGAGAGGCCGCTGCAGAGTGCCCAGGTTCTGGTCGGCCACGCCCTGGACGGCGGGGGCCACGACAACGTAACAGTGGCCGTCCTGCCGTTCCCCGCCCCCTCCCAGGGGGCAGGATCGGCCTGAGGCCGCGAACGAACGGGGGCGGCCGCGGACCGGAGGGGACCGGTCCGCACACAGTCAGCACCTCCGCCGGGGGCGGAGGCCCGAGGGGGACAAAAGGGCATGGCCAATTTCTCGAAGTCGAACGTGCCGCAGTTCTCGGTCGACGTGTACCAGAACGAGTACCTGCCGGAGGGCGGTCGCGAGGTCAACGCGATCGTCACGGTGAGCGCGACCGGTGGCGGCACCGTCGGAAGCGCGGTCGCCTCGCCGCACCTGTACACGCCGGGCCAGGGACCGGACGCCGCCGTGGCGATCATGGTCGACTGTTCGGGCTCGATGGACTACCCGCCGGCCAAGATGCGCAACGCCCGCGACGCGACGGCCGCCGCGATCGACACCCTGCGCGACGGGGTCCACTTCGCGGTGATCGGCGGCACACACGTCGCCAAGGAGGTCTACCCGGGTGGCGGGCGGCTCGCCGTGGCGGACGCCTCCACCCGCGACCAGGCCAAGCAGGCGCTGCGCAAGCTGAGCGCGGGCGGCGGTACGGCGATCGGCACCTGGCTGCGGCTCGCCGACCGGCTGCTGTCCTCCGCGGAGGTGTCGATCCGGCACGGCATCCTGCTCACCGACGGCCGCAACGAACACGAGTCGCCCGAGGACCTGCGGGCCGCGCTGGACTCCTGTGCCGGACGCTTCACCTGCGACGCGCGGGGCGTCGGCACCGACTGGGAGGTCAAGGAGGTCACCGGGATCGCCTCGGCGCTGCTCGGCACCGCCGACATCGTCGCCGACCCCGCCGCCCTCGCCGCCGACTTCACGCACATGATGGAGACGGCCATGGGCAAGGAGGTCGCCGACGTGGCCCTGCGGGTGTGGACGCCGGTCGGCACCGAGATCAAGTTCGTCAAGCAAGTGGCGCCCACGGTCGGGGACCTGACGGACCGGCGGACCGAGGCCGGACCCCGCGCGGGCGACTACCCGACGGGCTCCTGGGGCGACGAGTCCCGCGACTACCACGTGTGCGTCCAGGTCCCGACGGCCGGGATCGGCCAGGAGATGCTGGCCGCCCGGGTCTCGCTGGTGATCCCGCAGAGCGACGGCAGCGTGCAGAACCTCGGCGCGCAGGGGCTCGTACGGGCCGTGTGGACCGACGACATGACCGCCTCGACCTCCATCAATCCGCAGGTCGCGCACTACACCGGCCAGGCCGAACTGGCACAGGTCATCCAACAAGGTCTGGATCTTCGCAAAGCGGGAGATGTCGACGGAGCAACGGCCAAGCTGGGACGGGCCGTACAGCTCGCCGGAGCCTCCGGAAACGCCGATACTGCGAAACTCCTCGCGAAGGTGGTGGACGTGGTCGACGTCGCGGCAGGTACTGTGCGATTGAAAGCACGTGTCGCGGAGGCCGACGAAATGACCCTCGAGACACGGTCCACAAAGACTGTTCGTGTAAAGAAGTAGCGGGAAGTAGCGAGCCCGGTTCCCGCTGGGATCCGGAGAAACCCGGTCATGACGACCGGAAAAGGAAGGGGGAAGCGCCGACATGCCGACATGCCCGAACGGACACCAGTCGGGTTCCGACGATTGGTGCGAGGTCTGCGGTCACCGCATGGCCGGTACCGTGCCCCCGCTCCCCCCACCGCCGCCGCCCGGCGCCGGTTACGGATACCCGGCGCCCGGTTCGCCGCCGCCGGCCCCCGGCGGCCGGTCCGGCGTGCCCGACGCCAACGCCGAGTTCTGCCCGCAGTGCCGTACGCCCCGTGAGGGCGCGGCGCCGTTCTGTGAGGAGTGCCGGTGGAACTTCCTGACCAACACCGCCACCTCGTACACACCGGCGGCACCGCGTCCGCCGGCCGGCGGTCCGGGCGGTCCCGGCGGGCAGTCGCCGTACGGCGGTCCCGGCGGGCAGTCTCCATACGGTGATCCCGGCGCTCCCGGCGGCCAGAATCCGGCGCCGCGGTTCCCGCAGCCCGGACCGGGACAGCAGGGCGGTCCGGGTGCCGGCGGCCCCGGTCACGACCCGTTCGAGTACCAGAGCTCGCGGCCCTCGCAGATGAACCGGCCCGCCGAACCGATCCCTCCGGGCCCCCAGGCCCAGCCGTACGGCGGCCCCCAGGGCTTCGGCGACCCCCAGGGTTTCGGCGAGCCCTCGCGCCAGGCGGCGCCGTCCGCGCCCGGCGGCCCCGGTGCTCCGCAGCAGGCCTACACCCAGCAGCCCTCCCCGCCGCCCTTCACCCAGGGCGGACCGCCTCGGCAGGGCGGCCCGCAGCCCGGCGGCCCGGCCTTCGGCGGCGGTGAGGACGACTGGGTGATCCCCCCGCCGTCGTCCGGCACGCCCGGCGGTCAGGGCGGTCAGGGCGGCCCGGGCCAGGCAAGCGGCTACGGCTACCAGCAGCCCGGCGCCACCCAGGCTCCGCCCGGTCCCGGCTACCAGCAGCCTCAGCAGCCTCAGCAGCCTCAGCAGCAGCAGCAACAGTCGTTGTCCTGGAGTGCGACCATCGCGCCGGACCGCGAGTACTTCATGGCGATGATGCAGCGCTCCGGTCCCGAGGCCGCGGGCCTGAACCTGCCCGCGTACTCGCCGGAGCTTCAGCGTCCGCTCCTCGGCAACCAGATCACCATCGGCCGCCGCCGGCACTCCACCGGCGAATCCCCGGACATCGACCTGTCGGTGCCCCCGGAGGACCCGGGTGTCTCGCACCAGCACGCGGTCCTGGTCCAGCAGCCCGACAGCACCTGGGCGGTCGTCGACCAGAACTCGACGAACGGGACCACGGTCAACGGCGGCGAGGAGCCCATCCAGCCGTTCGTGCCGGTGCCGCTTCAGGACGGCGACCGGGTGCACGTGGGCGCCTGGACGACGATCACGATCCGACGCGGCTGAGCACCGTCCTGCCGGGCCCGGCACAGTGGCCCGGCAGGTCTCCCGCGCCGGGCCGCCCCTGAGCGCTCCCGGACGCTCGGGACCCCGCGCTCGCACGGCTCAGGGCAGCGGCCAGGTGTACGGACCCTCGGGGTCGTCCAGCCACGCCCGGGCACCCTCCTCGCCGACCGTGACCCCGTACCGCTCGCGCTGCGGCTGTCCCTCGCGCTCCCACAGCGTGCAGGCGTCCTGCGGGTCCAGCCGGCCCGCCGTGAGGGCGAGCAGGAAACGGAACAGATCGTGGCCGCGGGCCCGGCGCGGCACCCCGCCGGTCCGGGCCGGCTCCGGCTCCGGTCCGGGCCGGGTGGCACCGCGCAGCGGCACGAAGAAGGCTGACGTGTGCAGGAAGCGTCCCTCGGCATGACCGGAGTCCCGGACCTCCAGCGCGATCAGGCCGGTGGCCAGCGGCGCGAGGACGCGGGCCCCGGGGCCGCACTGGGCCAGCCAGGGGCGCGGGATCGTGGTCAGCGTGCAGGTGGCGATGATCCGGTCGAAGGGGGCG includes:
- a CDS encoding tetratricopeptide repeat protein; this translates as MGGGELYCDTCGLAPAVPAPGPGAGEQPAGEPLTCDRPGCEGSYEDMGGGELYCDTCGLAPAVRAPGSSRSGSGPRAGAGAAGPASSGALGGGRGSRGSDSAGVRGGSPSSSRTSSRTSRSSQSRRSVSGRLSRSLSGRSTGRSVSVRSSGSAASSSGRGRLGAGLVEVPGVPRPDPRGMVLENPEVPERKRFCSRSDCGAPVGRSRGEVPGRTEGFCTKCGHPYSFVPKLRTGDIVHGQYEVMGCLAHGGLGWVYLAVDRAVSDRWVVLKGLLDTGDQDAMAAAISERRFLAEIEHANIVRIYNFVEHLDQRTGSLDGYIVMEYVGGKSLKELANGRRTADGKRDPLPVEQACAYGIEALEALGHLHSRNLLYCDFKVDNAIQTEDQLKLIDMGAVRRMDDDESAIYGTVGYQAPEVAEVGPSVASDLYTVARTLAVLAFDFQGYTNVFVDSLPDPDNIEVFRQYESFYRLLVRATDPDPARRFASAQEMSEQLTGVLREVVSLQTGRARPALSTLFGPETRVTDTELFGKAAEDVSRLGARVVPVRARKGAAALPAGTNGTGPLPPGPPSSATLVRPVAAAATALALPVPRVDPGDPNAGFLAGLIASAPAELIAALRAAPAASTELRLRELRARLEMGETNEAGSAVDALEADHPDDWRVVWYRGVTALASGENEIAALSFDAVYDAFPGEPAPKLALGVCAEVLGQLDNAAEYYRLVWTTDPSYVSAAFGLARVQLAAGDRRGAVRTLESVPESSIHYTAARVAAVRARLRQRPVTETAAPLLDDLTAAAGQVEALDGFGLDAVRREQLSTEVLGCALDWVLSGSQGSAPASGRGTALLGSELDERGLRFGLERSYRTLARLARGGEERIDLVERANRYRPRTWV
- a CDS encoding VWA domain-containing protein, which translates into the protein MANFSKSNVPQFSVDVYQNEYLPEGGREVNAIVTVSATGGGTVGSAVASPHLYTPGQGPDAAVAIMVDCSGSMDYPPAKMRNARDATAAAIDTLRDGVHFAVIGGTHVAKEVYPGGGRLAVADASTRDQAKQALRKLSAGGGTAIGTWLRLADRLLSSAEVSIRHGILLTDGRNEHESPEDLRAALDSCAGRFTCDARGVGTDWEVKEVTGIASALLGTADIVADPAALAADFTHMMETAMGKEVADVALRVWTPVGTEIKFVKQVAPTVGDLTDRRTEAGPRAGDYPTGSWGDESRDYHVCVQVPTAGIGQEMLAARVSLVIPQSDGSVQNLGAQGLVRAVWTDDMTASTSINPQVAHYTGQAELAQVIQQGLDLRKAGDVDGATAKLGRAVQLAGASGNADTAKLLAKVVDVVDVAAGTVRLKARVAEADEMTLETRSTKTVRVKK
- a CDS encoding protein phosphatase 2C domain-containing protein is translated as MSQMPQPTALSRCPSCEEPLDAADRFCGACGYDLSTVSAPPRDHPTIAMNGTSAGPPPAAPSMDWPLAHEAGGTDTPAPVHRAADIPGTDSGGSELPHPEHPEHPENSEHSEHPEGDPAAVRPAGAKRPAGQPSGVRFDRPSEPDEYPLAPPADGPEREVPADPRTGDLPVPPAGAKLCVACRSGQVDTDGYCEHCGHAQPRERDHMEQELGAVAAVSDRGLRHHRNEDAFAISSTALPDGSPVVVAIVCDGVSSATRPDEASLAASHAANESLLAALPLGTHPQQAMHEAIVAASEAVNALASPSTAQGEHAPHVNAPACTIVGALVTSSLLIVGWVGDSRVYWIPVDRSSLPARLTEDDSWAAQMVAAGLMNEAEAYADERAHAITGWLGADAYELEPHTVSFKPDRPGVVVVCTDGLWNYAESAEEMAEAVPLDAAERPLQSAQVLVGHALDGGGHDNVTVAVLPFPAPSQGAGSA
- a CDS encoding FHA domain-containing protein, whose protein sequence is MPTCPNGHQSGSDDWCEVCGHRMAGTVPPLPPPPPPGAGYGYPAPGSPPPAPGGRSGVPDANAEFCPQCRTPREGAAPFCEECRWNFLTNTATSYTPAAPRPPAGGPGGPGGQSPYGGPGGQSPYGDPGAPGGQNPAPRFPQPGPGQQGGPGAGGPGHDPFEYQSSRPSQMNRPAEPIPPGPQAQPYGGPQGFGDPQGFGEPSRQAAPSAPGGPGAPQQAYTQQPSPPPFTQGGPPRQGGPQPGGPAFGGGEDDWVIPPPSSGTPGGQGGQGGPGQASGYGYQQPGATQAPPGPGYQQPQQPQQPQQQQQQSLSWSATIAPDREYFMAMMQRSGPEAAGLNLPAYSPELQRPLLGNQITIGRRRHSTGESPDIDLSVPPEDPGVSHQHAVLVQQPDSTWAVVDQNSTNGTTVNGGEEPIQPFVPVPLQDGDRVHVGAWTTITIRRG